A genomic segment from Spinacia oleracea cultivar Varoflay chromosome 3, BTI_SOV_V1, whole genome shotgun sequence encodes:
- the LOC110794957 gene encoding la-related protein 6B, whose protein sequence is MADETSGKTLVSTPSLPDQPQLNDSLVVESVSTEDASTVSAADASTVSAADVSIVSADEDSGSLSRNSSFSKLNAKAPEFVPKKTHPSPPSSVTGCSGDPRVMIISPSPSPPPGLVHGYPPPPPPQVNLPFPVVPLPPLNHHHHQTQQQQQNHHQHHNQNHHDHPHHNHRNDSHRNHHQKHHRGGDQQEGVGQQDKDHGQGNNSGAKNNNGLSDNQKLINQVEYYFSDVNLATTDHLIRFINKDSEGFVPISVVASFKKIKALINSNSQLAAILRNSTKLVVSEDGKKVKRLHPLTGSDMEELQARIIVAENLPDDHCHQKLMKVFSAVGSVKSIRTCQPQPSNNGTSSASRPSKTDNMLYCNKLHAFVEYESVELAEKAIAELNDEGNWRNGLRVRSLLKPGSKAAPARGKKSGNEGEVTCEEEDVSTSEQNQNEKQSENLSKQSDVQAYEQGEEQSLEKDGGQKKSRNRGRGKGRGRGHHQNNRGHHVGSPPVNNFMNGEHPVVAKQQPPGPRMPDGTRGFSMGRGKPIAVNITA, encoded by the exons ATGGCGGATGAAACCTCTGGAAAAACCCTAGTTTCTACTCCATCACTCCCAGATCAACCTCAATTGAACGATTCGCTGGTGGTTGAATCCGTCTCCACCGAAGATGCTTCCACCGTATCCGCCGCCGATGCTTCTACCGTCTCCGCGGCCGATGTTTCCATCGTCTCCGCCGATGAAGACTCAGGCTCGTTGTCTCGGAACTCGTCGTTTAGTAAACTGAACGCAAAAGCGCCGGAGTTTGTGCCGAAGAAGACTCATCCTTCGCCGCCAAGTTCCGTTACTGGTTGTAGTGGTGATCCTAGAGTGATGATCATTTCTCCGTCTCCTTCCCCGCCTCCGGGGTTGGTTCATGGTTATCCTCCGCCGCCTCCGCCGCAGGTCAACTTGCCGTTTCCGGTGGTTCCTTTGCCTCCCTTgaatcatcaccatcatcagactcagcagcagcagcagaatcatcatcaacatcataaTCAGAATCATCATGATCATCCACATCATAATCATCGGAATGATTCGCATCGGAACCATCATCAGAAGCATCATCGCGGTGGGGATCAGCAGGAGGGAGTGGGGCAGCAGGATAAGGATCATGGACAGGGTAATAATAGtggtgcaaaaaataataatggctTGTCCGACAATCAGAAACTCATCAATCAG GTGGAGTATTACTTCAGTGATGTGAACCTGGCTACTACTGATCATTTAATAAGGTTCATCAACAAGGATTCCGAAGGATTCG TGCCGATATCTGTGGTTGCGTCTTTTAAGAAGATTAAGGCTCTCATAAACAGTAATTCTCAGCTTGCAGCTATACTAAGGAATTCAACAAAGCTT GTAGTTAGTGAAGATGGGAAGAAAGTGAAGCGCTTGCATCCTCTAACTGGGTCTGATATGGAAGAGCTGCAA GCTCGAATTATCGTGGCTGAGAATTTACCTGACGATCATTGTCACCAGAAACTTATGAAGGTTTTTTCGGCTGTGGGGAG TGTGAAGAGTATTCGTACCTGTCAGCCCCAACCTTCCAACAATGGTACTTCCTCTGCATCTAGGCCGTCAAAAACTGATAATATGCTCTACTGCAACAAG TTGCATGCGTTTGTGGAATACGAATCAGTTGAGCTGGCTGAGAAAGCG ATTGCTGAGCTGAATGATGAGGGTAACTGGAGGAATGGCTTAAGAGTTCGCTCACTGCTTAAGCCCGGG TCTAAGGCTGCACCAGCACGAGGAAAGAAATCTGGGAATGAAGGTGAAGTGACATGTGAAGAAGAGGATGTATCCACATCTGAGCAGAACCAGAATGAGAAACAATCAGAAAACCTTTCCAAACAGTCTGATGTCCAAGCTTATGAGCAG GGAGAAGAGCAAAGCTTGGAAAAAGATGGTGGGCAAAAAAAGAGCCGGAATCGGGGTCGCGGAAAGGGTCGTGGAAGGGGTCATCATCAGAATAATAGGGGGCACCACGTGGGGTCCCCCCCTGTGAACAATTTTATGAACGGCGAGCACCCTGTTGTAGCAAAGCAGCAGCCTCCTGGACCTCGTATGCCTGATGGAACCAGAGGGTTTTCCATGGGCAGAGGGAAGCCAATTGCAGTCAACATAACAGCTTAA
- the LOC110794958 gene encoding outer envelope pore protein 37, chloroplastic: protein MPVFSFVLTNKFLSFSTLLNHPPQSIPVHRPHSSHSPPPPMATESPPPPPSNPNSPHSLILFSGPSSFQPQPPPPSAPLPELPLPPSPSRKTPSFGIFSFQKRPPVRVTTEFDSESSVFFHKVSSKLFNGLAKLKLTFQNNPKGEVAEPQVALITKNLSIKYDVEEQNAFVRGFFDVGPNLKLIASHNVQEKEGEVTLAANLSDPGYNIRLTSDYPSIGLPKATLKFPCGEVSLEERDDEDLKRVLSVSGIVKGSILNGACIAMYDNENLKLRYSYKDDEMSFIPSISLPSNAVSLAFKRRFGPSDKLSYWYDFDTNYWSTAYKHTAGKDYKFKAGYDSEVRLGWASLWVGDEGGKTKGAPMKMKVQFMLQVPQDDVRSSVLMFRVKKRWDV from the exons ATGCCGGTCTTCTCCTTTGTCTTAACCAAcaaatttctttctttctccaCCCTTTTAAACCACCCTCCTCAAAGCATTCCCGTCCACAGACCACACTCTTCTCACTCTCCACCACCACCTATGGCGACCGAATCACCGCCGCCGCCACcatcaaaccctaattctccaCACTCCTTAATCCTCTTCAGCGGCCCTTCCTCTTTCCAGccccaaccaccaccaccatctgcACCGTTGCCTGAACTTCCCCTTCCGCCGTCTCCGTCGCGGAAAACACCTTCGTTCGGGATATTCTCCTTCCAGAAGCGACCGCCGGTGCGAGTAACAACAGAATTCGACAGCGAAAGCTCGGTCTTCTTCCATAAGGTATCGTCGAAGCTGTTCAATGGCCTCGCGAAGCTGAAATTAACTTTCCAGAATAATCCAAAAGGCGAGGTCGCTGAGCCGCAGGTGGCTCTCATTACGAAGAACCTTTCTATTAAGTACGATGTCGAGGAGCAGAATGCTTTTGTTAGAGGATTTTTTGATGTTGGCCCTAATCTCAAGCTCATTGCTTCGCATAATGTCCAG GAAAAAGAGGGAGAAGTTACATTGGCAGCAAACCTTTCTGATCCAGGCTACAATATTCGACTGACATCTGATTATCCTTCTATCGGTTTG CCAAAGGCAACTTTAAAATTTCCTTGCGGTGAAGTTTCATTAGAGGAGAGAGATGATGAAGATTTGAAGAGAGTTTTGTCAGTAAGTGGTATTGTGAAAGGTTCCATTCTCAATGGGGCTTGCATTGCTATGTACGACAATGAAAATTTGAAACTAAGATACTCCTATAAG GATGATGAAATGTCATTTATTCCAAGCATTTCGTTGCCATCAAATGCTGTTTCACTTGCATTCAAGCGACGCTTTGGTCCTTCGGACAAATTAAG TTACTGGTACGACTTTGATACAAACTATTGGAGTACTGCGTACAAGCATACAGCTGGCAAGGACTATAAGTTCAAAGCTGGGTATGATTCCGAGGTCAGACTTGGCTGGGCGTCACTTTGG GTTGGAGATGAAGGTGGAAAAACTAAAGGCGCGCCAATGAAAATGAAAGTGCAATTCATGCTTCAAGTACCTCAGGATGACGTAAGATCTTCAGTTTTGATGTTTCGGGTGAAAAAGAGGTGGGATGTGTGA